Proteins co-encoded in one Conger conger chromosome 4, fConCon1.1, whole genome shotgun sequence genomic window:
- the LOC133127129 gene encoding zinc finger protein ZFP2-like isoform X2, which yields MMQAGVCLRQDTETTLPELTEQHRIRLKEEELSGLESVHMAESECTTPGLNTLEPECVTAHSGVSAVHHTDSPLIKTEPDLGPTNTGYLIKTESLDFTELGCRIHLHPDQIKTETDDGGYIKAEHISVLQDIKCDDITSDEVNPVLNGAGVVHKDQTEPWQCAGEPNPHCRKPGKEQDRSTQHVRCLNESSELIQDKGSHTGEKPHQCSQCGKRFPHESNLHRHQRIHTGEKPYKCDQCGKCFFTKRVLITHQRIHSGEKPYKCDLCEKSFIQKCHLNIHQRIHTGEKPYECGLCGKAFIQKCHLNIHWRIHTGEKPYKCDQCGKCFFRKSVLIIHQRIHTGEKLYKCDQCGKCFLRKGDLTDHQRIHTGEKLYKCDQCGKCFLRKGDLTDHQRIHTGEKPYKCDWCGNCFLRKGDLNIHQRIHTGEKSYKCDQCGEFFLRKAALNMHQRIHTGEKSYKCDQCGKCFLRKGDLNLHQRIHTGEKPYKCDQCGKCFLRKGDLTDHQRIHTGEKPYKCDQCGKCFLRKTALNIHQRIHTGENPYKCDQCGKCFLRKGDLTDHQRIHTGEKPYKCDQCGKCFLRKTALNMHQRIHTGEKPYKCYQCGKCFLRKDSLNMHQRIHTGQKPVRTQLPS from the coding sequence atgatgcaggcaggagtctgtctgagacaggacactgagacaacactaccagagctcactgagcagcacaggatcagactgaaagaagaggaactcagtggactggagtcTGTCCACATGGCAGAGTCAGAGTGTACTACACCAGgactcaacacactggagccagagtgtgttacagcacacagTGGGGTCAGTGCTGTACACCACACTGACTCACCATTGATAAAAACAGAACCTGATCTGGGTCCCACCAACACTGGGTATCTTATTAAGACAGAGAGCCTAGACTTTACAGAGCTGGGATGTAGAATCCATCTGCACCCTGaccaaataaaaacagagaCTGATGATGGAGGCTACATTAAGGCCGAACACATCAGTGTCCTGCAGGACATTAAATGTGATGATATTACATCTGATGAAGTGAACCCTGTGCTTAATGGAGCTGGTGTTGTTCACAAAGACCAGACTGAACCATGGCAGTGTGCAGGAGAGCCAAATCCACACTGCAGGAAACCAGGGAAAGAACAGGACCGTTCCACCCAGCATGTGAGATGCCTTAATGAGTCATCAGAGTTAATCCAAGACAAGGGAAGCCATACCGGTGAAAAGCCCCACCAATGCTCTCAGTGTGGGAAGCGTTTTCCTCATGAATCTAATTTGCATAggcaccagagaattcatacaggtgaaaagccttACAAGTGTGATCaatgtgggaagtgttttttcacaaaaAGGGTTTTAATCACGcaccagagaattcattcaggtgaaaagccctacaaatgtgatcTGTGTGAGAAGTCTTTTATTCAgaaatgtcatttaaatatccatcagagaattcatacaggtgaaaagccctacgaATGTGGTCTGTGTGGGAAGGCTTTTATTCAgaaatgtcatttaaatatccactggagaattcatacaggtgaaaagccttacaaatgtgatcagtgtgggaaatgttttttcagGAAAAGTGTTTTAATCatccatcagagaattcatacaggtgaaaaactcTACAAATGTGATCaatgtgggaagtgttttttaaGGAAAGGTGATTTAACTGaccatcagagaattcatacaggtgaaaaactctacaaatgtgatcagtgtgggaagtgttttttaaGGAAAGGTGATTTAACCGaccatcagagaattcatacaggtgaaaagccatacaaatgTGATTGGTGTGGGAACTGTTTTTTAAGAAAAGGTGATTTAAACatccatcagagaattcatacaggtgaaaagtcctacaaatgtgatcagtgtggggagttttttttaaggaaagcTGCTTTAAACAtgcatcagagaattcatacaggtgaaaagtcctacaaatgtgatcagtgtgggaagtgttttttaaGGAAAGGTGATTTAAACTtacatcagagaattcatactggggaaaagccctacaaatgtgatcagtgtgggaagtgctttttaAGGAAAGGTGATTTAACCGaccatcagagaattcatacaggtgaaaagccctacaaatgtgatcagtgtgggaagtgttttttaaGGAAAACTGCTTTAAACAtacatcagagaattcatacaggtgaaaatccctacaaatgtgatcagtgtgggaagtgctttttaAGGAAAGGTGATTTAACCGaccatcagagaattcatacaggtgaaaagccctacaaatgtgatcagtgtgggaagtgttttttaaGGAAAACTGCTTTAAACAtgcatcagagaattcatactggtgaaaagccctacaaatgttatcagtgtgggaagtgctttttaAGGAAAGATTCTTTAAACAtgcatcagagaattcatacaggtcaAAAGCCTGTTAGGACCCAGCTTCCCTCCTAA
- the LOC133127129 gene encoding zinc finger protein ZFP2-like isoform X1 — MMQAGVCLRQDTETTLPELTEQHRIRLKEEELSGLESVHMAESETECSTPGLNTLEPECVTAHSGELHFCTPLSSSMMQAGVCLRQDTETTLPELTEQHRIRLKEEELSGLESVHMAESECTTPGLNTLEPECVTAHSGVSAVHHTDSPLIKTEPDLGPTNTGYLIKTESLDFTELGCRIHLHPDQIKTETDDGGYIKAEHISVLQDIKCDDITSDEVNPVLNGAGVVHKDQTEPWQCAGEPNPHCRKPGKEQDRSTQHVRCLNESSELIQDKGSHTGEKPHQCSQCGKRFPHESNLHRHQRIHTGEKPYKCDQCGKCFFTKRVLITHQRIHSGEKPYKCDLCEKSFIQKCHLNIHQRIHTGEKPYECGLCGKAFIQKCHLNIHWRIHTGEKPYKCDQCGKCFFRKSVLIIHQRIHTGEKLYKCDQCGKCFLRKGDLTDHQRIHTGEKLYKCDQCGKCFLRKGDLTDHQRIHTGEKPYKCDWCGNCFLRKGDLNIHQRIHTGEKSYKCDQCGEFFLRKAALNMHQRIHTGEKSYKCDQCGKCFLRKGDLNLHQRIHTGEKPYKCDQCGKCFLRKGDLTDHQRIHTGEKPYKCDQCGKCFLRKTALNIHQRIHTGENPYKCDQCGKCFLRKGDLTDHQRIHTGEKPYKCDQCGKCFLRKTALNMHQRIHTGEKPYKCYQCGKCFLRKDSLNMHQRIHTGQKPVRTQLPS; from the exons atgatgcaggcaggagtctgtctgagacaggacactgagacaacactaccagagcttactgagcagcacaggatcagactgaaagaagaggaactcagtggactggagtcTGTGCACATGGCAGAGTCAGAGACTGAGTGTTCTACACCAGgactcaacacactggagccagagtgtgttacagcacacagTGGG GAGCTGCACTTCTGCACAccattgagcagcagtatgatgcaggcaggagtctgtctgagacaggacactgagacaacactaccagagctcactgagcagcacaggatcagactgaaagaagaggaactcagtggactggagtcTGTCCACATGGCAGAGTCAGAGTGTACTACACCAGgactcaacacactggagccagagtgtgttacagcacacagTGGGGTCAGTGCTGTACACCACACTGACTCACCATTGATAAAAACAGAACCTGATCTGGGTCCCACCAACACTGGGTATCTTATTAAGACAGAGAGCCTAGACTTTACAGAGCTGGGATGTAGAATCCATCTGCACCCTGaccaaataaaaacagagaCTGATGATGGAGGCTACATTAAGGCCGAACACATCAGTGTCCTGCAGGACATTAAATGTGATGATATTACATCTGATGAAGTGAACCCTGTGCTTAATGGAGCTGGTGTTGTTCACAAAGACCAGACTGAACCATGGCAGTGTGCAGGAGAGCCAAATCCACACTGCAGGAAACCAGGGAAAGAACAGGACCGTTCCACCCAGCATGTGAGATGCCTTAATGAGTCATCAGAGTTAATCCAAGACAAGGGAAGCCATACCGGTGAAAAGCCCCACCAATGCTCTCAGTGTGGGAAGCGTTTTCCTCATGAATCTAATTTGCATAggcaccagagaattcatacaggtgaaaagccttACAAGTGTGATCaatgtgggaagtgttttttcacaaaaAGGGTTTTAATCACGcaccagagaattcattcaggtgaaaagccctacaaatgtgatcTGTGTGAGAAGTCTTTTATTCAgaaatgtcatttaaatatccatcagagaattcatacaggtgaaaagccctacgaATGTGGTCTGTGTGGGAAGGCTTTTATTCAgaaatgtcatttaaatatccactggagaattcatacaggtgaaaagccttacaaatgtgatcagtgtgggaaatgttttttcagGAAAAGTGTTTTAATCatccatcagagaattcatacaggtgaaaaactcTACAAATGTGATCaatgtgggaagtgttttttaaGGAAAGGTGATTTAACTGaccatcagagaattcatacaggtgaaaaactctacaaatgtgatcagtgtgggaagtgttttttaaGGAAAGGTGATTTAACCGaccatcagagaattcatacaggtgaaaagccatacaaatgTGATTGGTGTGGGAACTGTTTTTTAAGAAAAGGTGATTTAAACatccatcagagaattcatacaggtgaaaagtcctacaaatgtgatcagtgtggggagttttttttaaggaaagcTGCTTTAAACAtgcatcagagaattcatacaggtgaaaagtcctacaaatgtgatcagtgtgggaagtgttttttaaGGAAAGGTGATTTAAACTtacatcagagaattcatactggggaaaagccctacaaatgtgatcagtgtgggaagtgctttttaAGGAAAGGTGATTTAACCGaccatcagagaattcatacaggtgaaaagccctacaaatgtgatcagtgtgggaagtgttttttaaGGAAAACTGCTTTAAACAtacatcagagaattcatacaggtgaaaatccctacaaatgtgatcagtgtgggaagtgctttttaAGGAAAGGTGATTTAACCGaccatcagagaattcatacaggtgaaaagccctacaaatgtgatcagtgtgggaagtgttttttaaGGAAAACTGCTTTAAACAtgcatcagagaattcatactggtgaaaagccctacaaatgttatcagtgtgggaagtgctttttaAGGAAAGATTCTTTAAACAtgcatcagagaattcatacaggtcaAAAGCCTGTTAGGACCCAGCTTCCCTCCTAA